One region of Mangifera indica cultivar Alphonso chromosome 3, CATAS_Mindica_2.1, whole genome shotgun sequence genomic DNA includes:
- the LOC123211348 gene encoding diacylglycerol kinase 1-like: MDDRDIEMWFPSWNNWSPTETTESHLFIVSCFTAALVGILTIAYTAFQWRRNINLSWMKAIARSKKNPKRRHKVPLAQHSWVPESVSRGKNLNCCVCLKSMSPSQTLGPMAAADSFIHQCNICGAAAHLSCSLSAHKDCKCVSMIGFEHVMHQWAVRWTETTDQPSESSFCSYCEEPCSGSFLGGSPIWCCFWCQRLVHVDCHNNMSNETGDVCDLGPFRRLIVSPLYVKEVNHTLAAGFLSSITHGANEAISSVRASIRSQGKRYKHGSEFSIDMVDSGNTCDPSTESTADADKAVNGSSGREENCNGSMNTVVSSQGSELDKKMESMPSFKRSSSSNQKDESQTLGMKQRFELVDLPPDARPLLVFINKKSGAQCGCTLKQRLNLLLNPVQIFELSSTQGPEVGLFLFRKVPHFRVLVCGGDGTVGWVLNAIDKQNFVSPPPVAILPAGTGNDLARVLSWGGGLGSVERHGGLCTVLQDIENAAVTILDRWKVSILNQQGKQLQPPKFMNNYLGIGCDAKVALDIHNLREENPDKFYNQFMNKVLYAREGAKSIMDRTFQDFPWQVRVEVDGCEVEVPEDAEGVLLANIGSYMGGVDLWQNEDENYDNFDPQSMHDKILEVVSISGTWHLGKLQVGLSRARRLAQGQSIKIQLYAALPVHIDGEPWFQQPCTVAISHHGQAFMLKRAAEAPLGHAAAIITDVLENAETSHIINASQKRALLQEMALRLA, encoded by the exons ATGGATGATAGAGATATTGAAATGTGGTTTCCAAGTTGGAACAACTGGAGTCCAACTGAAACAACCGAGTCTCATCTCTTTATCGTTTCTTGTTTCACTGCTGCCTTAGTTGGTATTTTGACCATAGCTTACACGGCCTTCCAGTGGAGAAGAAACATTAATTTAAGTTGGATGAAAGCCATAGCCAGGTCAAAGAAGAACCCAAAGAGAAGGCACAAAGTTCCTTTAGCTCAACATAGTTGGGTTCCAGAATCTGTATCTCGTGGGAAGAATTTAAATTGTTGTGTTTGCTTAAAGTCCATGTCCCCTTCTCAAACGCTCGGGCCTATGGCGGCTGCAGACAGTTTTATTCACCAATGCAACATTTGTGGTGCCGCAGCTCACTTGAGTTGCTCGTTAAGTGCCCACAAGGATTGCAAGTGTGTGTCTATGATTGGTTTTGAGCATGTGATGCATCAGTGGGCAGTTCGATGGACAGAAACTACAGATCAACCCAGTGAATCTTCCTTCTGTAGTTATTGCGAAGAGCCATGTAGTGGGTCTTTTCTTGGTGGATCTCCTATATGGTGCTGCTTCTGGTGTCAACGACTAGTTCATGTTGATTGCCATAATAATATGTCAAATGAAACTGGCGATGTTTGTGATTTAGGCCCATTCAGAAGGTTGATTGTATCACCACTTTATGTTAAGGAGGTGAACCATACATTGGCAGCTGGATTTTTAAGCTCAATCACTCATGGAGCAAATGAAGCTATATCTTCAGTGCGTGCAAGTATTAGGAGTCAGGGCAAGAGATACAAGCATGGTAGTGAATTTTCTATTGACATGGTTGATAGTGGTAATACCTGTGACCCATCTACAGAAAGCACAGCTGATGCTGATAAAGCAGTAAACGGCTCTTCTGGACGAGAGGAAAACTGTAATGGTAGCATGAATACAGTGGTTTCTTCCCAAGGGAGTGAATTAGATAAGAAGATGGAATCAATGCCCAGCTTTAAAAGAAGCAGTTCGAGCAATCAGAAGGACGAGTCTCAAACATTAGGGATGAAACAGAGATTTGAGTTAGTTGATTTGCCTCCTGATGCAAGGCCCTTGTTAGTTTTCATCAACAAGAAGAGTGGGGCTCAATGTGGATGTACCCTCAAGCAACGATTGAACCTTCTTTTGAATCCTGTCCAG ATTTTTGAGTTGAGCTCAACACAAGGACCAGAAGTGGGTCTTTTTCTATTCAGGAAGGTGCCTCACTTTAGAGTTCTTGTATGTGGGGGAGATGGTACTGTTGGCTGGGTTCTGAATGCTATAGACAAGCAGAACTTTGTTTCTCCTCCTCCAGTTGCCATTCTTCCTGCTGGGACTGGAAATGATCTAGCCAGAGTACTTTCCTGGGGAGGTGGTTTGGGCTCTGTTGAAAGACATGGTGGCCTTTGCACAGTGTTGCAAGACATAGAAAATGCTGCAGTAACCATTCTTGATCGGTGGAAGGTATCAATTCTAAATCAGCAGGGAAAGCAACTCCAACCTCCAAAATTTATGAACAACTATCTTG GAATTGGGTGTGATGCAAAGGTTGCTCTGGACATTCACAATCTGCGGGAGGAGAATCCTGATAAATTTTACAACCAG TTTATGAATAAAGTGCTGTATGCCAGAGAAGGTGCAAAGAGTATAATGGACAGgacttttcaagattttccTTGGCAAGTTAGAGTGGAGGTGGATGGCTGTGAGGTAGAGGTTCCTGAG GATGCAGAAGGTGTACTTCTTGCAAACATTGGAAGCTATATGGGAGGTGTAGACCTCTGGCAAAACGAGGatgaaaattatgataattttgatccACAATCTATGCATGATAAGATCCTTGAGGTTGTGAGCATATCTGGAACATGGCACCTTGGAAAGCTTCAg GTGGGGCTTTCTCGTGCTCGGAGACTTGCGCAGGGACAGTCAATTAAAATACAGCTCTATGCTGCTCTGCCTGTTCATATTGATGGGGAGCCTTGGTTTCAGCAACCCTGTACAGTAGCTATATCCCACCATGGGCAg GCCTTCATGCTGAAACGGGCTGCTGAGGCACCTCTTGGTCATGCAGCAGCAATAATTACTGATGTTCTTGAGAATGCTGAAACCAGTCATATAATTAATGCTTCACAAAAGCGAGCTCTCCTTCAAGAAATGGCGTTAAGGCTGGCTTAA